One Aegilops tauschii subsp. strangulata cultivar AL8/78 chromosome 7, Aet v6.0, whole genome shotgun sequence genomic window carries:
- the LOC141027528 gene encoding uncharacterized protein produces the protein MDDGKLTTLTEHITAHGTTVLEVVYTNDPRTVERIIKKYEEWLKEEKNKFVGLDLEYTRKSSYIRQGIAIVQLAMREHVLVYHYCRSERSQALVDFLQRKAVTFTSVDTRNDKTMLARAWIKILDEHHVDLQRLFCIKGGGERDSMGDLSAAIIDPSYKNMKKSFPKEKHQFWDWKPLSPIHLEYAAKDGYVSYELYHRILTIKNGLRHLHQQPMKERLRPRKSNDEGSSSGWKRRKGNSGW, from the coding sequence ATGGACGACGGGAAACTAACAACACTCACCGAACACATCACTGCCCATGGTACAACCGTGCTCgaggtggtgtacaccaacgacccaaGGACCGTGGAGCGGATCATCAAAAAGTACGAAGAATGGCTAAAGGAGGAGAAGAACAAGTTCGTCGGCCTCGACCTCGAGTACACACGTAAGAGCAGTTACATACGACAAGGGATCGCCATCGTCCAACTTGCCATGCGCGAGCATGTCCTTGTATACCACTACTGCAGATCCGAGCGCTCCCAGGCGTTAGTTGACTTCCTGCAACGGAAAGCGGTAACTTTCACTAGCGTCGATACCAGGAACGACAAGACCATGCTTGCCCGCGCATGGATCAAAATTCTAGACGAGCACCACGTCGACCTCCAGAGGCTATTCTGCATCAAGGGTGGTGGAGAAAGGGACTCCATGGGTGACCTTTCagcggccatcatcgacccctcaTACAAGAACATGAAGAAATCATTCCCAAAGGAGAAGCACCAGTTCTGGGACTGGAAGCCACTTTCCCCGATACACCTTGAGTATGCGGCAAAGGACGGGTATGTTAGCTACGAGTTGTACCATAGAATCCTAACCATCAAGAACGGGCTACGTCACCTCCACCAACAACCAATGAAAGAAAGACTCCGCCCACGTAAGAGCAATGACGAGGgatcttccagcggctggaagcGCCGGAAGGGAAACAGTGGTTGGTAA
- the LOC141027876 gene encoding AAA-ATPase ASD, mitochondrial-like, which translates to MSLYTQHVHACPVQSRSLRLYIHTISRGALGPAMAPAVVERWAGLGSAVATVIFLWSVVQNYVPPTFRLYLTTWAAKLAAFFNPYLQITISEYGAERFQRSDFFLAVEAYLSDACARRARKLKAELGKDSKNLRVSVDDHEEVTDDFSGITIWWYASKRQSKANVISLYPGGDERRFYRVVFHQRHRDLVVDSYLPFVLGEGRAVTVKNRQRRLFTNNASGSWNPYKGKSVWSHVPFEHPATFDTLAMHPDEKEAVIDDLMAFQESKEYYAKVGKAWKRGYLLYGPPGTGKSTMIAAMANFLDYDVYDLELTAVKNNTELRKLFIETTGKSIIVIEDIDCSVDFTGKRRKDKKASSNKDSDNDDKPKLPIEPEKDDATKVTLSGLLNFIDGLWSACGGERIIIFTTNHKEKLDPALIRRGRMDKHIEMSYCRFEGFKVLAKNYLDVIEHELFGEVQRLLEETDMSPADVAENLMPMSKKKKRDPDVCLIGLIEALKQAKEEAAAAKVKEAEEAQAKKAKEKEETEVKKGKDKDKAPEAANGDIKQGDK; encoded by the coding sequence ATGTCATTATATACGCAACATGTACACGCATGTCCAGTCCAGTCCAGGTCACTACGGCTTTACATCCACACAATATCAAGAGGAGCGCTAGGTCCGGCCATGGCACCGGCGGTGGTGGAGAGGTGGGCGGGGCTCGGATCGGCGGTGGCGACCGTCATCTTCCTCTGGTCCGTGGTGCAGAACTACGTGCCCCCCACCTTCCGCCTCTACCTCACCACGTGGGCCGCCAAGCTCGCTGCCTTCTTCAATCCCTACCTCCAGATCACCATTTCCGAGTACGGCGCCGAGCGCTTCCAGCGCAGCGACTTCTTCCTTGCCGTCGAGGCCTACCTCAGCGATGCCTGCGCCCGCCGCGCGCGCAAGCTCAAGGCTGAGCTCGGCAAGGACAGCAAGAACCTCCGGGTCTCCGTGGACGACCACGAGGAGGTCACTGACGACTTCTCCGGGATCACCATCTGGTGGTACGCCTCCAAGAGGCAGTCCAAGGCCAACGTCATCAGCTTATACCCCGGCGGGGACGAGAGGCGCTTCTACCGAGTCGTCTTCCATCAGCGGCACCGCGACCTTGTCGTTGACTCCTACCTTCCTTTCGTACTCGGCGAGGGCCGCGCTGTCACTGTGAAGAACCGCCAACGCCGCCTCTTCACCAACAATGCTAGTGGTAGTTGGAACCCCTACAAGGGCAAAAGCGTCTGGAGCCATGTCCCCTTCGAGCACCCCGCCACCTTTGACACGCTCGCCATGCACCCCGATGAGAAGGAAGCTGTCATCGACGACCTCATGGCCTTCCAGGAGAGCAAGGAATACTATGCCAAGGTCGGCAAGGCATGGAAGCGTGGGTACCTTCTTTACGGACCGCCTGGCACCGGCAAGTCTACCATGATCGCCGCCATGGCCAACTTCCTCGACTATGACGTCTACGACCTCGAGCTCACGGCGGTCAAGAACAACACCGAGTTACGGAAGCTCTTCATCGAGACAACGGGCAAGTCCATCATCGTCATAGAGGACATCGACTGCTCCGTCGACTTCACAGGAAAACGCCGCAAGGACAAGAAGGCCTCAAGCAACAAGGACTCCGACAACGATGACAAGCCCAAGCTACCGATAGAGCCAGAGAAGGACGATGCCACCAAGGTGACGCTCTCGGGCCTGCTTAACTTCATCGACGGGCTGTGGTCTGCTTGCGGAGGTGAGCGGATCATCATCTTCACCACCAACCACAAGGAGAAGCTGGACCCGGCGCTGATCCGGCGGGGCAGGATGGACAAGCACATCGAGATGTCCTACTGCCGCTTTGAGGGCTTCAAGGTGCTCGCCAAGAACTACCTAGATGTCATTGAGCACGAGCTGTTTGGGGAAGTCCAGCGCCTGCTCGAGGAGACCGACATGTCGCCCGCTGACGTTGCAGAGAACCTGATGCCCATGtcgaagaagaaaaagagggaCCCGGATGTGTGCTTGATAGGCCTAATCGAGGCGCTCAAGCAGGCCAAGGAGGAAGCGGCGGCGGCCAAGGTGAAGGAGGCAGAGGAGGCTCAAGCGAAGAAAGCCAAGGAGAAAGAGGAGACAGAGGTGAAGAAAGGCAAAGACAAAGACAAAGCACCCGAGGCAGCCAATGGGGATATTAAGCAAGGTGACAAGTGA